From the Montipora capricornis isolate CH-2021 chromosome 2, ASM3666992v2, whole genome shotgun sequence genome, one window contains:
- the LOC138037600 gene encoding ATP-dependent DNA helicase pif1-like yields MGVAGTGKSYLIDSLRNLLQEKCKVLAYTGKASFNVNGVTLHSLLKLPIGSKRHCDLKGIPLQQLQSDLENVQYLVIDEYSFVGQSLFGWIDSRCRQATGRTDMTFGGISVILVGDIAQLPPVGDKPLYHSMPKTEKQIQGFLLYHEFKKVVKLTVNQRVQGNNIEQSNFREMLTRARHGESTESDWHSLISRTPDKVHNVNEFEKNSVRICYHKEKSQN; encoded by the coding sequence ATGGGTGTAGCAGGAACAGGTAAAAGCTATCTCATTGATTCCTTAAGAAATTTGCTTCAGGAAAAATGTAAGGTTTTAGCTTACACTGGAAAAGCATCATTCAATGTCAATGGAGTAACGCTACATTCATTGCTAAAATTACCTATTGGTTCAAAAAGACATTGTGATTTAAAAGGAATACCTTTACAACAACTGCAAAGTGACCTTGAAAACGTTCAATATTTAGTAATAGATGAATACTCTTTCGTTGGCCAGAGTTTGTTCGGATGGATTGATAGTCGTTGCAGACAAGCTACTGGAAGAACAGACATGACATTTGGCGGCATATCTGTCATTCTTGTTGGTGACATAGCTCAGTTACCACCTGTAGGTGACAAACCACTTTACCATTCTATgccaaaaacagaaaaacaaattcaaGGTTTTCTCCTATATCATGAATTCAAGAAAGTTGTTAAATTGACAGTTAATCAAAGAGTTCAAGGAAACAATATTGAACAATCCAATTTTAGAGAAATGCTAACCCGAGCTCGCCATGGTGAATCAACTGAATCGGATTGGCACTCTTTAATTTCCAGAACACCTGACAAAGTGCACAATGTGAATGAGTTTGAAAAGAATTCTGTAAGAATTTGTTATCATAAGGAAAAGTCGCAGAATTAA
- the LOC138037601 gene encoding ATP-dependent DNA helicase PIF1-like produces MNLWTDVGLCNGALGTILDFVYAEGQQPPCLPICVLVQFDDEYKGPSVSSEFQRCVPICPITQVSESLGKKYERQQLPLKLAWAMTIHKCQGLTLSKAWIDLGSSERSPGITYVALSRVKKDLTEPMTLERFQAVKKSTNFKFRLEEENRLDMLTNETLSSHLKIS; encoded by the coding sequence ATGAATCTATGGACTGATGTTGGCCTTTGTAATGGAGCATTAGGCACAATACTTGACTTTGTGTATGCTGAAGGACAACAACCTCCATGTCTTCCAATATGTGTATTGGTTCAATTTGATGATGAATATAAAGGACCATCAGTTTCATCTGAGTTTCAAAGATGTGTCCCAATTTGTCCCATCACCCAAGTTTCAGAAAGTTTAGGAAAAAAATATGAGCGACAGCAATTGCCATTAAAATTAGCCTGGGCGATGACAATTCATAAATGTCAAGGTCTAACTCTCTCTAAAGCTTGGATTGATTTAGGATCATCCGAAAGATCTCCTGGAATTACATATGTGGCTTTAAGCAGGGTAAAAAAAGATCTTACTGAGCCAATGACACTAGAGAGGTTTCAAGCAGTCAAAAAGTCTACTAACTTTAAGTTTAGATTAGAAGAAGAAAACCGTCTTGATATGTTGACTAATGAAACACTGAGTTCACATCTCAAAATAtcttaa
- the LOC138037602 gene encoding uncharacterized protein has translation MATTLEIGSIHPFDCKGNPTSVGPRWRRWKRSFEFFLEAKGLKKDSQRKALLLHCAGQDVQDIFDTLTDPGPVPEGDTEYAKAMRSLDGYFFPQVNIPFERHEFRQAKQDESETADQFVMKLFQLSEHCEFGEAKEEHIRDQLIDKCKSHNLRKKLLEAGGTLTLQKAREIARSMEAAERQAKQIENDSRSEHVHTLEDHHHVSGRGKRGCCYRCGMEGHFARDPECKARSVTCSKCRKIGHLAKCCRTKVENNTKRGDVHQISEDDFAFSVQSNIRDTPTIDIELGGILLRGVLVDSGSTCNVIDRETWETLKRKNIKCRSWKSNRKLYSYGSEEPLNTAGEFEAELCYRDRKCTVTFVVVEEKARPILGRQTSEMLAILKIEINSVSEENLLREFPRIFNGVGKLKDFQAKLHIDESVEPTAQKLRPSPFGLREKIEEKLEELVNHDVIEQCKGRPLG, from the coding sequence ATGGCAACAACTCTCGAAATTGGCAGCATACATCCGTTCGATTGCAAAGGCAACCCAACGAGCGTAGGACCAAGATGGCGACGTTGGAAACGATCCTTCGAATTTTTCCTGGAAGCAAAAGGCCTAAAAAAGGATTCTCAAAGAAAGGCACTGCTCCTACACTGTGCCGGGCAAGATGTTCAAGATATTTTTGACACCCTGACAGACCCAGGACCTGTACCGGAGGGAGACACCGAATATGCGAAAGCCATGAGGTCGTTAGATGGCTACTTCTTTCCCCAAGTTAACATCCCTTTCGAACGACACGAATTCCGACAGGCCAAACAAGATGAGTCGGAAACGGCAGACCAATTCGTGATGAAATTATTCCAACTGTCTGAGCACTGTGAATTTGGAGAGGCCAAGGAAGAGCACATTCGCGACCAGCTAATCGACAAGTGTAAGTCTCACAATCTTCGCAAGAAATTACTAGAAGCAGGTGGAACGCTCACGCTACAGAAAGCACGAGAGATTGCAAGATCAATGGAAGCGGCGGAAAGGCAAGCAAAACAAATAGAGAATGATTCCAGGAGTGAACATGTGCATACATTGGAGGATCATCACCACGTCTCCGGAAGGGGAAAGAGAGGCTGTTGTTACCGATGTGGCATGGAGGGACACTTCGCTCGAGACCCAGAATGCAAAGCTAGATCAGTTACCTGCTCAAAATGTAGGAAGATTGGCCACTTGGCGAAATGCTGTAGGACCAAGGTTGAGAATAATACCAAGAGAGGAGATGTTCACCAAATCAGCGAGGACGACTTTGCATTTTCAGTTCAATCAAACATTAGAGACACACCAACCATAGACATTGAACTTGGAGGGATCCTGTTGAGGGGAGTACTCGTTGACTCTGGTTCCACTTGCAATGTCATCGACAGGGAGACATGGGAAAcgctgaaaaggaaaaacatcaaatgCAGATCATGGAAGTCAAACCGGAAGTTGTACTCTTATGGCTCTGAGGAACCCCTCAATACTGCTGGTGAGTTCGAAGCAGAGTTATGTTATAGAGACAGAAAATGCACAGTAACTTTTGTTGTTGTAGAAGAGAAAGCAAGGCCAATACTCGGCCgtcaaacttctgaaatgttggcAATACTTAAGATTGAAATAAACTCTGTCAGTGAAGAGAATTTGCTGAGAGAATTCCCAAGAATTTTTAATGGGGTGGGTAAACTCAAAGATTTTCAAGCCAAGCTGCACATTGATGAATCAGTGGAGCCTACCGCTCAAAAGCTAAGACCATCACCGTTTGGGTTGAGAGAAAAGATAGAAGAGAAACTAGAAGAACTTGTCAATCATGATGTCATTGAGCAGTGCAAGGGCCGACCCCTTGGGTAA
- the LOC138037603 gene encoding ATP-dependent DNA helicase PIF1-like, translated as MGVAGTGKSYLIDSLRNLLQEKCKVLAYTGKASFNVNGVTLHSLLKLPIGSKRHCDLKGIPLQQLQSDLENVQYLVIDEYSFVGQSLFGWIDSRCRQATGRTDMTFGGISVILVGDIAQLPPVGDKPLYHSMPKTEKQIQGFLLYHEFKKVVKLTVNQRVQGNNIEQSNFREMLTRARHGESTESDWHSLISRTPDKVHNVNEFEKNSVRICYHKEKVAELNISRLKSLGQPIAIIKARHSIGAQTLSADDMGGLEPIVYLSKRAKVMLTMNLWTDVGLCNGALGTILDFVYAEGQQPPCLPICVLVQFDDEYKGPSVSSEFQRCVPICPITQVSESLGKNMSDSNCH; from the coding sequence ATGGGTGTAGCAGGAACAGGTAAAAGCTATCTCATTGATTCCTTAAGAAATTTGCTTCAGGAAAAATGTAAGGTTTTAGCTTACACTGGAAAAGCATCATTCAATGTCAATGGAGTAACGCTACATTCATTGCTAAAATTACCTATTGGTTCAAAAAGACATTGTGATTTAAAAGGAATACCTTTACAACAACTGCAAAGTGACCTTGAAAACGTTCAATATTTAGTAATAGATGAATACTCTTTCGTTGGCCAGAGTTTGTTCGGATGGATTGATAGTCGTTGCAGACAAGCTACTGGAAGAACAGACATGACATTTGGCGGCATATCTGTCATTCTTGTTGGTGACATAGCTCAGTTACCACCTGTAGGTGACAAACCACTTTACCATTCTATgccaaaaacagaaaaacaaattcaaGGTTTTCTCCTATATCATGAATTCAAGAAAGTTGTTAAATTGACAGTTAATCAAAGAGTTCAAGGAAACAATATTGAACAATCCAATTTTAGAGAAATGCTAACCCGAGCTCGCCATGGTGAATCAACTGAATCGGATTGGCACTCTTTAATTTCCAGAACACCTGACAAAGTGCACAATGTGAATGAGTTTGAAAAGAATTCTGTAAGAATTTGTTATCATAAGGAAAAAGTCGCAGAATTAAACATTAGTAGACTTAAAAGCTTGGGTCAACCAATAGCCATAATTAAAGCTCGTCACTCTATTGGAGCACAAACACTTAGTGCTGACGACATGGGAGGCCTTGAACCTATAGTCTACTTATCAAAACGAGCAAAAGTAATGTTAACGATGAATCTATGGACTGATGTTGGCCTTTGTAATGGAGCATTAGGCACAATACTTGACTTTGTGTATGCTGAAGGACAACAACCTCCATGTCTTCCAATATGTGTATTGGTTCAATTTGATGATGAATATAAAGGACCATCAGTTTCATCTGAGTTTCAAAGATGTGTCCCAATTTGTCCCATCACCCAAGTTTCAGAAAGTTTAGGAAAAAATATGAGCGACAGCAATTGCCATTAA
- the LOC138037604 gene encoding LOW QUALITY PROTEIN: uncharacterized protein (The sequence of the model RefSeq protein was modified relative to this genomic sequence to represent the inferred CDS: deleted 1 base in 1 codon; substituted 1 base at 1 genomic stop codon) produces the protein MTIHKCQGLTLSKAWIDLGSSERSPGITYVALSRISCQSITSKENTNSDNHRGYIQNLSPIKRSRNQNQWYDFDLQTSPSKLRRVVGFNSANHSMLQEHEASKTAVTLKNTKQNSSNHIIFNQQSTVRVTPTFDIDFDYKPINKSQKTGPSTQPSKKITLEELPTLQVNQKVNVTASISLGNENPKPVQLKSSSEMTTVKEDCVLEDETGTATIHIWDPLYKTIKTGTTYEFENLSVKHFQGITHLGTTPTTTFKEANQQLTPINGPALLENPKKEAKVESFKMINKLSIFITCQACKRKINEITQQNTLKCKNCGVRKRKMQCKRDASVQLLVHLDEKDIWLTAFTDVLESLFAAHPTISLLNDSDTIEELLMDLQEIEFKYNVNRIXVITEISSSSLSS, from the exons ATGACAATTCATAAATGTCAAGGTCTAACTCTCTCTAAAGCTTGGATTGATTTAGGATCATCCGAAAGATCTCCTGGAATTACATATGTGGCTTTAAGCAGG ATCTCCTGTCAGTCAATCACGtcaaaagaaaatacaaactCTG ATAATCACCGTGGCTACATTCAGAATTTGAGCCCTATAAAACGCTCGCGAAATCAAAATCAGTGGTATGATTTTGATTTACAAACCAGCCCATCAAAATTGAGAAGAGTTGTAGGGTTTAATAGTGCAAACCACTCCATGCTACAAGAACACGAAGCATCAAAAACAGCTGTAACCCTCAAAAACACTAAGCAAAACAGCAGCAATCACATCATATTCAACCAGCAATCAACAGTAAGGGTAACACCAACCTTTGATATTGATTTTGATTACAAACCCATCAACAAATCCCAAAAGACTGGGCCCTCAACTCAGCCTTCCAAGAAGATTACGCTTGAGGAGCTCCCCACACTCCAAGTCAATCAGAAAGTAAATGTCACTGCTTCCATTTCACTGGGAAATGAAAACCCTAAACCTGTTCAATTGAAATCCTCAAGTGAAATGACAACTGTAAAAGAAGACTGTGTCCTGGAGGATGAAACTGGAACTGCTACTATTCATATATGGGATCCACTTTACAAAACCATCAAAACTGGCACCACATATGAGTTTGAAAACCTTAGTGTAAAGCACTTCCAAGGAATCACTCATCTGGGAACAACCCCTACAACAACGTTTAAAGAAGCCAATCAACAGTTGACACCTATCAATGGCCCTGCATTACTTGAAAATCCAAAGAAAGAAGCAAAAGTAGAGAgcttcaaaatgatcaacaAACTAAGCATTTTCATCACCTGCCAAGCATGTAAACgaaaaattaatgaaatcaCCCAACAAAACACACTCAAATGTAAAAACTGTGGAGTCCGAAAAAGAAAGATGCAATGCAAAAGAGATGCATCTGTACAACTACTTGTACATTTGGATGAAAAAGACATTTGGTTAACAGCATTTACAGATGTCTTGGAGTCCCTGTTCGCCGCCCACCCCACAATCTCATTACTTAACGACTCGGATACAATTGAAGAACTACTTATGGATCTCCAAGAAATAGAATTTAAATATAATGTCAACAGAATT TAAGTGATCACTGAAATATCATCATCTTCACTGTCAAGTTAA